A stretch of the Poseidonibacter antarcticus genome encodes the following:
- the ybeY gene encoding rRNA maturation RNase YbeY: protein MIDIENNTSFDVPTSLIEDIASSLTQKDIELIIVHNDEIRELNSEHRNINKATDVLSFPLEFDMPNMPLGSIVISLDFVEEKAKEYKHTDKEEFCLLFIHGILHLLGYDHEVDNGEHRTKEEELIKQFNLPDSLIVRNS from the coding sequence ATGATTGATATTGAAAATAACACCTCTTTTGATGTACCAACATCGCTTATTGAAGATATAGCTTCATCTTTAACACAAAAAGATATTGAACTTATTATTGTACATAATGATGAAATTCGAGAATTAAATAGTGAGCATAGAAATATTAATAAAGCTACAGATGTTTTATCTTTTCCATTAGAATTTGATATGCCAAATATGCCTTTGGGTTCCATTGTAATTTCTTTAGATTTTGTAGAAGAAAAAGCAAAAGAGTATAAACATACAGACAAAGAAGAGTTTTGCCTTCTATTTATTCATGGTATATTGCATCTTTTAGGATATGACCACGAAGTTGATAATGGCGAACATAGAACAAAAGAAGAAGAATTAATCAAACAATTTAATTTACCAGATAGCTTAATAGTAAGGAACTCATAA
- a CDS encoding thioesterase family protein gives MALEIGTQDKIEFKVKQSDLASNLNISPDDGFPDVFATARMVALMECSAAKILIPFLKEGELSVGVGVNIIHLAPTLEGDTAISTATFEGMEGKLYKFSIEVVDSAGKVGTGTHTRAIVSNERLMSGAKKRIETLN, from the coding sequence ATGGCTTTAGAAATTGGAACACAAGATAAAATAGAATTTAAAGTAAAACAATCAGATTTAGCAAGTAATTTAAATATATCACCAGATGATGGTTTTCCTGATGTTTTTGCAACTGCAAGAATGGTGGCACTTATGGAGTGTTCAGCTGCAAAAATATTAATTCCTTTTTTAAAAGAGGGTGAATTATCTGTTGGAGTTGGAGTAAATATTATACATTTAGCACCAACACTTGAGGGTGATACTGCAATTTCAACTGCTACATTTGAAGGAATGGAAGGAAAACTTTATAAGTTTTCTATTGAAGTAGTTGATTCAGCTGGAAAAGTAGGTACAGGAACTCATACACGTGCAATAGTTTCAAATGAAAGACTAATGAGTGGTGCTAAAAAGAGAATAGAAACGTTAAATTAG